Within the Candidatus Saccharibacteria bacterium oral taxon 488 genome, the region AATGCCTCAAAACCCAAACCGCTTGCCAACATCCTCCCCTGAGTCTCTCGGCCCAGAGGCCGCAACCTCCTCGTCATATACCCTAGACGTAGACTCAGACCCTCGCTTTATGGGAAAACTTGACGCCTACAATCTCGACGCCAAAGCACTCTTTGACCCAGCCCGACGAAAGCAACTGGAAGAAGCTCAACTCGCACAAGATGACTTGGAAGCCTACCTCAACCAACGCCCCGACGAATACGGCAAAGATCCAAATGGCAACCTACTTCCACCCGAAGAAGACCTCTACGACCGAACCCTCAACGAAGCACGCCGTGAGCGTGAGGCCACGAGTCTCACTGACCTCGCAACCGCTGCCGGAGAAGCCCTTGCTCGTGGCGACAAGACCATGGCTGATGATCTCCAAGACGAGATCCTCCAAAGACTCATTGAACGAGCCGAAACCTACGATCTGAGCCAAGAAGCCATCGACCAACGTATCCGTCAGCTTACTAAGATCATGGATAACGCCGAAAATGTCGCTAAAGAAAAAGCCACCAAAGCAGCCAGCCGGCGAACCCTTTCTTTCCCAGCTACACCTCAAGCCCCAGAGTCTGCACCAGCAGCACAGTTCGAGCCAACCCAGACCGTGCCAACAGCTCCAGTGAGGCCGGTGCGGGGGCCAGAGGGGGCTTCAGGTAGTGAAGGGGAAGGGTCTGGAAAAAAAGAGTTGATGAATGAAGCCGTTGGCTTTATGCGCGACGCGCAAGCAGTTATTAGCAACCCAAATATTGATCCCGTAAGCAAAGCTGCACTGATGCGTGAAGTGCGACAGCTGATGAAGGGTCTAAACGACGCTCTCGACAGTTCGGCTACTGATCCATTGAAAGCTGGCGAACGACCAGCACCGGCGACCAGTGAGAGCGGCGGTGGTCAAGGCGGGCCGGAGAGCGCAGGTGAGCCATCCGAGGAGGAGCAGAGAATCAAGATGCTGAAGGATCACCGCGGTCGATTAGAGGCCCGGCGACGTGCTTTGCAGAAAGAGTATGATGATCTTAAAGATAAGAAAAGTGAAAAGGGGCGTCGGCTGCTACATCGTATTGGAATAGTAGACGGTATGATTGATAAGATTAATAAGCAGCTTGATATATTTGGCGGCGGTGCTTCAGGCGGACCGGATAATAGTGAGCAATCACGACGGTCTAGCGCTGTGAAGCCAGAAGTATCTTTGAATGATAGTGCTAGAGAGAATCGCTTGACAACAGTTGCCGAGGTCAAGAAACTGAGAGAGGCTTACGAGCAGGAGTATGAAAAGCATAAAGAATTTCTGAATAGCTATGAAGAAGATGCCTCTAAATATGATCTGATCTCGTGGTTCAGTAAAGTGCGTGATATTATTACTGCCCTCGAGGAGGCGGAGGAGAAACTTGACAAGCCCTCCTTGTCAGAGCAAGTGAGAAAGTTTCATCTATCAAAAGAAAAGAAGTTACTTGATGAGTTTGCATGGTGGCAGAATAATAAGCCACCGCGCCTGACTGTTGATAGAGATGGTGAAGCAGCCAAACTAGATCCAGGGCGAGAAGGCGATGACCCAAAGCAGAAGCAACAGGGGAGTGACCTTGAGTTGAAAAATGGCTCGGAAAAAAAGGGAGTAGCCAGTATAAGGAAGATATTTGGCTGGGGGGCCATCCGGTACGGCATTAATGAGCCGTATAATAACGAGCTATCTAACAAATAAAACAAACGCAGGAAAGAGGTGAGAGTGCCGCAGGGCAAAAGCGCAGGTTTTGTAGAGAGGTGGGCATATCGAGTGAGATCTTTAGCGGCTATGGGTCGGGTCTCTTGGCTGCAATCGCTAGTAAGTTGGTATAAATATGAAGAATTGATATAATAGAATGAAGAGCAGTGAAGCAAAGGAGACGATATGTTCCAACTAGATGATAATTTTTTGAAAGAATTAGGACTAGACCAACTGCCGGATGAGCAGAAGAAGCCGTTTTTACAGCATATTTATAGCGAGTTGGAGCTACGGGTCGGCGAGCGGTTGAGTCAGGGGATGAGCGACGCGCAGCTGGATGAGTTTGCGAACATTATCGACAAGGCGCCGGGCGCGGTAGATGAGTTTCTCGCCAAATATGCGCCAAATTACCAGCAGGAGCCGATGTTTCAGCGGTTGGTGCAGGCAACTAAGGCTGATCCGAATAATCCGGGTCTAAAAGACGAGTTTGCGGCGACGAAGTGGCTAGAGGTAAATCGGCCTGATTATCGCGATGTGGTAGCGGCGACAATGGACGAACTGAAGAAGGAGATCATAACTAACCGCGAGGCTATTTTAGGCGGCATGGGTGCATCCTCGGCGCCGGGGCAAGCTTAGAACGACTTTTAGCTACCTTATAGCCCATGAACTTAGCCTTGATGGCCGCGGAGAAACGCCTCTGCGGTCATTTGTTTACCGCTTGGGGCGATCAGTTCGAGGATGGTTACGTATCGTCCGTCACAGCACTTGACGCTCAGCGGCGATGCTGGGGCGTCTGAGGCGCGAGTTTTAGTGATAATGAGTTCACGGTCATGAATGCGCAGACGACTACGTGGAAAGCCGAGATACGCCCGCACATGGGCATCGGCGGCTGCGGCGGTCATGGTGGCAGGATCAATGAGTGACATATCCTTGGAAAGCAGCTGGCAATACGTGGCATCGGCGTCGTTTTGCGGGGTCGGCTGAAGCGTACCGGTAAGGATGCTTGGCAGCGTGCGCACGAGCAGGTCGCTGCCGGCAGCAAACAGCTCATCATACAGCTGTGGTTTGGTTTCAGTGCCGGTGAGCGGGTGACGGTGTTGGGTGTAAATTGGGCCAGCGTCCATCTGGGCGTCAAGTTGCATAATGGAGATGCCGGTTTCTGAGTCTTGGTGTGCAATGGCCGCCTCGATCGGTGAAGGGCCACGCCATGTTGGCAGTAGTGAAGGGTGGAGATTGATAATGCCGGGAGTGAAGAGGTCGATGATTGACTGGGGGATGATTTTGCCGTAAGCGACGAGGACGCCGGCGACAGGCTGGAGGGCAGTGATATCGGGGATTAGGTCACGGAGTTTGTTGGGCTGCCAGACGAGGATGCCATGTTGGCGGGCAAAGGTTTTGACTGGTGGCTCGGTAAGCTTATGGCCGCGGCCACTACGCATATCGGGTTTGGTGATGACGGCGCGAATGGGAAAACCTGCCTCGTAGAGTGCTTTAAGGGTAATCAGACTGTACGCTTCGGTGCCGAAAAAGATGATTGGTGGCATGTTAGCCCCACAGCTGAGCATTATCTTTGATGTCGGCTTCGTAATCAAGCGGCTGTAATTCACCAGAATCATCAAGCGTGTAAAAAGCGTCGTGTTGGTCGCGGATATGGTCGATAAAGACGACGCCGTTGGTGTGATCGATCTCGTGCTGGATAACACGGGCGAGGAAGCCTTCGGCCTTGAGGCGAATCTCGTTGCCGTCGAGGTCAAGAGCCTTGACGCGGATTTTAGAATGGCGGGGAACTTTGCCGTAGACGTGCTTGACGCTGAGGCAGCCTTCGAAATCGGCGACAATTTCTCCCTCGTATTTGACAATTTCAGGATTGATCAGGGTGGTGAATTCGCGAGTAGCTTTGTCGTCAAAGTCGCTGCGGACGATGATGATGCGCTCGAGATGATCAACCTGGATGGCGGCGAGGGCAGCGCTGATCTCGTGGGGACGAGAATCTTCCCAGTCAAGAGCGGCCGCGATCATATTGGCTGATAACTGGCGCACCTCGTCGGTGATGACGTGAATTTTAGCTGATTTTTGGCGGAGATGCGGATTTGGTAGGGCAATAATATCGTCTTTAGTCATTGTGATTATTATAGCACAGGTGGTTAGAGGAGGCTGGTCGGGTCGAGCTCAGCCTGCCAATGAGCCGGTGGCACGAGGTCAAGGAGACTGACGAGGTCGCTGCGGCGCGGGCTTTTGAGAATGAGCTGCCAGCGGTACGTGTCGCGGACGCGCTCATAAAATGCCGGTGTTGGGCCAAGGATGCGGACGTCGGTCGGGGCGGCCGCCTGCAGTGTCTGGGCGAGCTTTTTGGCGTTGCGGATGGCGGCGGCTTCGGTTTTATAGACGCAGGTTAATTTGAGTAGATAGGTAAATGGCGGAAAGTCGGTGGCGCGTCGCCGAGCGATAGTGCGGGCGTAAAAATCAGTGTAGTTTTGGGCAAGCCCATCGCGGATGGCGGGATGGTCTGGCTGAAAGGTTTGGATGATGACGTCGGTGGCGTGATGAGAGCGGCCAACGCGGCCAACGACTTGGGCCAGCAGCTGGAAGGTGCGCTCGCTTGAGGAAAAGTCAGGCAATGTCAACCCGGCGTCGGCTTGGACGACACCAACAGTGCGTAGGTGCGGTAGGTCGAGGCCCTTGGCGATCACTTGGGTGCCGATGATGATGTCAATTGAACCGTTTTTGAGCTCGTCGTAGCGCTTGTCGGCCGCATCGTCGGCGGTCGTGTCGGCATCAAAGCGGGCGATGGTGCTTGTGGGAAAGAGCTTGCGTAATTCCGCTTCGATGCGCTTGGTGCCGAGGCCTTTATGAATGATATCGGCATGATGACACTCGGGACAGCTGGTAGGGACGGACGCCCTGAAGCCGCAGATATGACAGAGGAGCTGGTGCTGGTCGGCGTGGAGGGTGAGTGGCACAAAACAGCGCGGACAGCCGGCGTTCCAGCCGCATTGTTCGCATAGGGTGATAGCGGCGGTGCCGCGGCGATTGTGAAAAACGAGGGCTTGATTACCATCATTCAGCGAGCCAGTGATAGCCGTGAGTAGTTGATCAGAGAGAAAGAAATGCTGAGTAAAGTTCGTACGCTTGGTCATGTCGATCAGCGAGACGCGCGGTTTAACGGCGTCTGAACGGGCGGGTGTGGGCATGGTTATGATGGGCCGGCCAGCGGTTTTTGCCAGAAAATAATCGCTGATCGTAGGGGTGGCGCTGCCGAGAACGAGCTTGGCTTCGTGCTGGCGAGCGAGAATGGCCGCAGTGCGCAGCGCTGAGTAGCGGGGCGATTGCTCCTGCTTGAAGCTGGGTTCGTGACATTCATCAATGACGATGAGGCCCAGTTGCTGGACGGGCATGAACAGGGCTGATCGAGGGCCAATGACGATGAGTGGGTCGCGTGAATTGATAACATGTTGCCAAGTCACGTGCCGCTCGGCTTCGGTCTGGCGCGAGTGGGTGAGGACGATATTGTCGAAATACCTCGCAAATTCGGTAACGAGCTGTGAGGTGAGGGCGATTTCTGGCACCAAAATAATTGACGACAAGCCCTCGTCCATCAGCCGCCGGGCGAGTTCAATATAGACACGCGTCTTGCCAGATCCGGTCACGCCATGTAGCAGCGCGCTACCAGGGAGCATGTCGTCAATGGCGGTGATGGCGGCCCTCTGGTCGGGCGTGAGTGCTGTTGTCGGTGGTTGTGAGGCCTGCGGACTGGCGGCGCGTGCGGGTATGTGGCGGCGCTTCTTCGTTAAACCGCGTGGCAGGATGGTTTGCCAGACGGTTGCGAGATGCGTATGATAATAGCTGCTCATCCACAGAGCCGTCTGGATGAGCGGTAGCGGCACGGGAGCGTCATCTAAAATCTGGACAATTTCTTTAACCGTAAACTCGGGCTTGACGACTGCCGACATAATGATGCCGACGCACTGAGCTGAGCCAACTTCTATAACGACCAGCGCACCGACTGGCAGCCGCTCGGGGTGTGCATAGGTAAACGAATGCGCATCGGCACGAATGATCTTGATCGGTGATACTAAATAGTAGTACATGTCTTGCTTTATTATACCGCGCTGGCTGGTTGAATATAATCATGAGCGTTTTAGGGTGTAAGCACGTATGCTGAGGGTGTAGGGCGTATAATTGTCGAAAAAGCTTGTCGGGTGTTGTAAAATTGTGATACACTGAGTGGTAGCGAAAGGGAATATGGGGAGAGAATGCTTGACATTTTTATTACATCACGAGTGAGACGCAAAATCGTAGTTGTGTATGCCAAGTATCCTGATTTTCATACGCACGTACGTGGCCTAGCGAAGCTGATTAAGGAAGATCCCGGTAACATTCAGCGCGAGCTCAAGCGGCTGGAAAAAGTTGGCTTCTTGAGGAGCGAGAAGCAGGGTAATTCGCGGGCATACTTTACGAACAAGCAGTTCCCGATTTTCAAGGAATTACAGAGTATGGTGATTAAGTCGCAGCAACATGCGGCCCGGCCGAAGCGCGGCTCGGTTGATAGAGATTGATGACCTTATTTGAGCGGATTTTGACGGCGCGGGGTCTCGCGACGCGGTCAGCACGCGAGGCTTTTTTGCAGCCGGATTATGCAGCGGTGAAACATGATCCATTTTTGCTGCCGGACATGCATAAGGCGGTGGCGCGGCTGAAACAAGCGCAGAAGCAGGGCGAAAAAATCGTCATTTACGGTGATTATGACATTGACGGACTGAGCGCCACGGCGCTGCTGCTGGATGCGTTTGGTAAGTTTGGTTTTGAGGGCGTTGACGCTTTCATCCCGAACCGGTTTGTTGAAGGTTATGGTATGACCATGGGCGCGGTGGACAAGGTATGCGACATGGGGGCGGATTTGATCGTGACGGTAGATACCGGTAGTTTGTGCCATGCGGAGATTGCATATGCCGCTAGCTTGGGGATTGATACGGTGGTGACCGATCATCATAATGTTGCTGAGACTCCGCCGCCGAGTGTGGCAGCGGTGAATCCGAAGTTTCCAGGACATACTTATCCATTTCGTGATTTGTGTGGTGCGGGCGTGGCGTTTAAGTTGGTGCAGGCGCTGCAGACTGAATTGGACGGGCTGCCTGATGGCTATGAAAAATGGCTGCTCGATTTGGTGGCGCTAGGGACGGTGTGCGATATCGTGACGTTGGCTGATGAAAATCGAGCGAATGTCTATTGGGGCTTAGAAGTGTTGAAAAAACAACAACGTCCAGGATTGAAAGCGTTGATGGCGGTGGCGGGTATTGAGCCGGAGCAGGTCAATGCCAGGCATTTGGGGTTTGGTTTGGGTCCGCGAATGAATGCAGCGGGCCGGCTGGAGACGGCGCAGCACGCGTTGGACATGCTGGTGGCGCACGATGGGCTGGCGGCACTGGAGGCGAGCGAGAAGTTGGAGGAATTAAATGCTAAGCGGCGCGGTATTCAGGACGCGATTTTTGAGGAAGCATGCGTGCAAGCCGAGGAATTGGCGAATGACCGGGTGCTGGTAGTCAGTAGCGACGGCTGGAATCACGGCGTTATCGGCATCGTGGCGTCGAAACTGGTGGAGAAATATAACAAGCCAGTGTTTATCATTGGCGAACGCGGTGAGGAGGCGACTGGCTCGGCGCGTAGTTTCGGTGATTTTTCAGCGGCGGATGCAGTGCGGGCGGCGGACGACATTATCATCAAAGGCGGCGGGCATGGGGCGGCTGCTGGCGTGACGCTGGCGACTGAAAAGATTGGTGATTTTCGTCGTCGCGTGAATGATTTTTATGATTCGCTGCAACTAACAAACCAAGAGCGATATTTGCTGCCGCGAGCCGACGTGGAAATTGCTGATTTTTCGGAAATTGATGAGGAATTAGTAGAGAATCTGGCAAGAATGGAGCCATTTGGTAATGGTAATCCCGAGCCTGTAGTAAAAATCACTACAGCGAGCGTGTTGAGCGCGCGACGGATGGGCGCGGATGGGCAGCACGTTAAACTGACTTTGCGCGACCAAAATGGCAAGGCGCTGCAAATGCTGGCGTTCAATGCGCCCGAGGCGTTTTTCTGCGAGCCAGGCGACGAGGTGGTAGCGTGGTTTCAGCCAACTATCAACGAATGGCAGGGGGTGCGGACGGTTGAGGGGCGGCTCGTTCACATGGCTTTGTTGGATTGATGTGGTAATTACAACTTTTGTTTGAGGGTGATCACCAGTTGCTTGGGCGCAGCAGTTTTTTGTTGTTAAATTAGCAACGACGTTATGCATTGAGGCCGTGTATCCCCTTCGGGCAATGTCAGTAACTTGACAAATCACAAAAAAGAGAGTAGCATGAACTCATAATATAAAATTGCTAAATGCAAGAAGGAAACAAACATGACACAAAGTTATGAACATAATGGCAATGGAAGTCCAAATCCAAACGCTGCTAATTGGGCCGAGATCGGTAGGGAGGATGGACCAGTTTATCTGGACCTATCTACATTAGATTTTTCTAAAGTAGAAGAGACTTACAGTAAGATCAAAGATCCCAATAAGGCTATTGAGGTTGAGATTTCAGAAACCACTCAGAAGGTAGAAACAGTTATCACAGAAGAAGACGGAACAGAGCGAGTTGAGACGGTTAATACAGCGAATCCTGGTGATGCAATCGTTACGGGCAAGAAAGGCGAGCGTTATGTCATAAATGCCGAAGATTTTCGTAACCTCTATGAGCCACTTACGGAAGAGAATGGTGTAGCCGCTAATGGCAAGTATTTGCCTAAAAATGTTGTGAAGTGCATGGAGAACCCAGAGGGTAAAGAGATTGTCATTGATGCGCCGTGGGGTGGTAGACAGACAGGTGGGGCTAATTGCATAATTGTAGAAAGTCAAATTGAGAACAGTGATGGTAAAAAAGAGAGATATATTATTGAAAGAGGTGCGTTTGAGGCAACATACAAAAAAGATAGCCAAACCGCTGGAGAAGAGTAGCTTTAGTTGGCTGGGCTAAAATATAGTTGCCGGACGCCGCATGGATAAATATCGGGTGGCGTCTTTTCGTGCTCAGTCTAACCGATCTTAGATGCTAATTTGTCAAATATTTTCTCATCTGTTATAATGCAGGAAGTATGGTACAAGTAACACGTAAAGATCAGAAGGAAGCGAACGAGAATGTGATTCGTCGCTTTAATCGCAAGGTGCTGCAGAGCGGTGTCCTTGCGCGGGCAAAGTCGGTGATGCGATTTGCCAAGCCGATTTCCAAGGTTGAGCGCCGCAAGAAAGCGATTATTCGCCGCGAGCGCCGGGCCGAGAAAACAGCCAGGATGCGCATGGGGGCAACGCGTTAATGTCGGCGCTCAAAGCGCGTATTGCTGATGAGATGAAAGCCGCTCTTCTAGGGCGGCATCGTTTTCGGGGTGACGTCCTGCGTAGCTTGAAGGCGGCAATCCTTAATGAGGAGGTATCGCTCGGTAAGCGCGATGAAGGTCTAAATGATGCAGAAGTCGAGAGGGTAGTTGCCCGCGAAGTTAAAAAGCGCAAAGAAAGTGCCGAGTTATACCGGGCAAATGGCCGGGCAGAACTAGCCGAGCCGGAGGAGCAAGAGGCAGCAATTTTACAGGAATTTTTGCCTAAACAGCTGAGCGAAGATGAGATTCGGGCAATGGTCGAGGCAGCGGTTGCTGATTTGGGTGCGACGATGCAGCAGATGGGTCAGGTGATCGGTGCGGTGAAGGCTAAGGCTGGCAATGCGGCTGACGGCGCCTTGATTGCGAAAATTACCAAAGAAACGCTAGCAAAACAATAACAACACAGAAAAAGGAGCAAAGGATGATCTTATTGTTTGGGCCGCCGGGGGCTGGTAAAAGTATGCAGGGGCAGATGTTGGCAGCGCGCCAGGGTTGGAAATGGCTATCGACCGGCGAGATGTTGCGCCGAAGTAATGATCCGGCGGTGATTGATATTTTACGCTCGGGCGAGCTGGTGAGCGATGCGTTGATTTACCAAGTGTTTGAGCAGGCGGTGCAGGATGCGCGCGATAAAAAATATCCAAATATCATTGTGGATGGCTTTCCGCGGACGAAAGAACAGGCGGCATGGCTGGATGAGTATATGGCACGGATGAGTGAGAAGATTGATACGGTGATTTCACTGGAAGTGCCGGAGGCGGAAATTATGCGGCGGCTAGAAAAGCGTGGCCGGTTGGAGGATACGCCAGAGGCGATTGCCCGGCGAATGACGATTTATCGGCAAAAAATGTATCCGGTGTTGGGGATTTTTGCTGAGGCAGGCGTTAGGATTGTCCATCTTGACGGCGTCGGGACGGCTGGTGAAGTACATGACCGGATTTATGAAGAGGTGGCGTACGCATGCCAACTTTAATTACGGGTGAGAAAACGCCGCAGCAGATGAAGGATATGCGCGAATGCGGGCGGATGTTGGCGACGATTTATGACGAGTTGCGCCAGCGGGTAACGGCTGGTATGAGTGAATTGGATGTCAATGAGTTTGTGGCCGGGCGAATCAAGGATTTTGGTGCGGAGGCGACGTATTTGACGGATGAGGTGAAATTCCCAGGGGTGATTTGCGTGTCGACTAATGAGCAATTGGTGCACTCATTTCCGACAGACTATGTGTTTGAGAAGGGCGATGTAGTGAGCTTTGACCTGGTGATTGGCTACCGCGACATGAAGACCGATAGCGCGTTTACTATGGTGATTGACAAAGAGCCGCGCGGCGCTAAGAAGCATTTGCTGCACGCGACAGAGCAAAGTTTGTATGCGGGAATTGATGCGATTTCCGGTGAGGGAACGCGCGTTGGCGATATTTCGGCTGGCGTGGAAGCGGTATTGAAGAAGGCTAAATTGGGTATCATTCGCGAGCTGGTTGGCCACGGTGTGGGGCTGGAAATGCACATGAGTCCAGAGATTCCAAATTATGGCCGACGCGGTACCGGGCCAGTGCTGCACGCAGGCGACACGATTGCCATCGAGCCGATGGCCAGCCTCGGCGGCGAGAAAATTGTGACTGAGGATGACGGCTGGACGATTAGCATGAAAGACGGCAGTTTGGGTGCACATTTTGAACATACCGTGCTGATCACCGAGACGGGTGCGGAGATTTTGACGACGCTCTAGGCTATCTGGTATACTAAGCATATGCAAGAACAATCTCGATATGTGGTAGGAATTGATGTTGGTACGAAGACCGTGCGCTGCGTGGTCGGACATATCGGGGAGTCGGGGCTGCCAAACATTGTTGGTGTCGGCGTGAGTGAAAATAGCGGCATGCGTAAGGGTGCGGTATCGAACTTGACGGGGCCGGCGGCGGCGATTGACAAGGCGCTCGAGGCGGCCGAACGCATGAGCGGTCATCATATTAATGCAGCGGCGCTGAGCGTCAATGGGTCGCATATCTTGAGCACCAAAGCTGATGGTATGATCGCGGTGGGGATGAGTGGCGGTGAAGTGACGGACGAGGATGTGCTGCGGATTGAAGAAGTGGCGACGACCGGGAAGGTGCCGGCTAATCGAGAGATTTTGGAGATTGTGCCGCATGCCTATCGGCTGGACGGACAGGATAACATCAAGGATCCGGTGGGGATGAGCGGGACGCGCCTGGAGCTGCGGGCTAATGTGGTCTCGGGTCTGACGCCGTATGTGGCGAATTTACGCCGCTCGGCCGAGATGGCCAATGTCACTGCCTCGAGCCTAACACCGAGCGTGTTGGCAGCGGCGCGAGCGGTGCTCAGCGAGTCGCAGATTGAGAACGGAGTGGCGGTTATCGACATTGGTGGTAGCACGACCGGTGTGGCCGTGTTTGAAGAGGGCGATTTGCAGCATGTGGCGGTGATCCCGATGGGAGCGCAGAATGTGACAAATGATGTGGCGATTGGGCTAAAGACTGACCCGGAGATCGCTGAGGCAGTCAAATTGGCGCATGCCCGGCTGGGCGGCGGCAAGGCTGGTCGCGTTGATACCAAGCATGACAAACAGGTGTACACATTTGAACAAAGCGAGATTGATGAGATTGTCGAGGCGCGCTACGAGGAGATTTTCGAGCTAGTCGCCAAAGAATTGAAGCGGGCCGGCGGCATTGGACGGCTGCCGAGCGGTGTGGTGCTGGTTGGTGGCGGCGCTAAGGTCAAGGATCTGGTCGAATTTGCGAAAAATAGCCTCGGCGTGGCGGCTAAACTAGGTGTGCCGGCAGGATATGCAGGCGTGAGCGACGAGGCGAATGGGCCGGAGTTTGCGGCGGCAATTGGCCTGATGCTCATTGACGGGGCAGGGGCTGAGCGGGCCGAGCAGACGCATAGCAAGGTAGGTTCGGTGACCAAGAAAGCCGGCGGGATGATTAGTCGATTACTAGCGAGGTTTAAGTAGGAGCTAGTAGACAAAGATGGTATACTTGATAAGAGAAAGATAGGGAGAGGAAAATGCCGCAGATTACACCAAGTGAAGTTCAAACGTTTGCCAGTATCAAAGTTGTCGGTGTCGGTGGAGCTGGTGGTTCGGCCATCAATCGGATGAAAGATGCGGGGCTCGCTGGCGTGCAGTTTATCGCCATGAACACTGATGCTCAGGCATTGCATAATTCCAAGGCGGATGTCAAGATTCATCTCGGGCACACCACGACTAATGGGCTGGGTGCCGGTGCTGATCCGATGGTTGGTGAGGCGGCAGCCAATGAGTCGCGCGAGGAGATTCGCCAGGCACTCGAGGGTGCGGACATGGTGTTTGTGACGATTGGTGCTGGTGGTGGCACTGGATCGGGCGCTGGGCATATCGTGGCGGAAATTGCTCGCGAGATGGACATCTTGGTGGTTGGTGTGGCGACGCGACCATTTAGTTTTGAAGGCGAAAAGCGTCGAGTGAATGCTGATTGGGCAATTACTCACTTGGGCCGACAGGTTGATACTTTGATTACTATTCCGAATGACCGATTGCTGCAGACGATTGATCGGCGGACGCCGCTGCTCGAGACGTTCAAGATTGCTGATGACGTGCTGCGCCAAGGTGTGCAGGGTATTTCTGAGCTGATTACCGAGCATGGTTTGATTAATCTCGACTTTGCTGACGTCAAGGCGGTGATGAGTCGGGCTGGTTCGGCGCTGATGGGGATCGGTCGGGCTGATGGCGAGAATCGGGCGGTGCAGGCCGCTCAGCAAGCGATCGAGAGTCCGCTGATCGAGGTGTCGATTGACGGTGCAAAGGGCGTGTTGTTTAACGTGACCGGTGGCTATGACATGAGCATGGCAGAGATTCAGGAGGCGGCTGAGGTAATTACCAGCGCGGTCAGCCCTGATGCCAATATTATCTTTGGAGCAACGCTCAAGCCAGAGCTCGAAGACGAGGTGATCATCACGGTTATCGCCACTGGGTTTGATAGTGAGACCTATCATGATCACGAGGTGAGTTTGACGAGTGAAGCGTCGCATGAATCAGAGACTGAAGTTGATGATGAGGTGGTTGAAGGGATTGATCTGGAGCTCAGTGAGCAGAGCGGAGCGACGGACTTTACGTCTGAGCAGGAAAACAACATCTGGGATCAGCCAGCTGAGGATGAAGCGGACGAAGATGATACGCCAGCCTTCCTTCGCCGCCGCAAAAAGAACAAGGAGGAATAAATGAGCGGATTTAACATTGGTGATAGCCGCGTGATCGAGTCGCGAGAGGTTTCTGATGGTGTGGCGATTCGCCGCCGCCGCGAGACGCCGGATGGACGGCGTTTCACTACGTATGAACGCGTGGAAAAGCCAAACCTCATTGTGATCAAGAAAAATGGTAGTCGTGAACTGTTTGATCGAGTTAAGCTCGCGCATGCGGTGCGCCAGTCGGTTGGTAAATTCCTCAAGTCCGACGAGGAAGTTGAGTCGATTATCACGGCGGTTGAAGATAAATTGTATGCGCTGGGCGCCTCAGAAGTGCCGTCGCGGCAGATCGGCGAGTTTGTACTGGATGAATTAGCGAAGCGTAACGAGGTGGCGTATGTACGTTTTGCCAGCGTGTTTCAGAAGTTTGAAACGCTGGATGATTTCGTCAAGATATTGGAACAGCGTCGCCAGAAAGGACAAGAATAATGCGAGTCGTTGTCGTATACCGGGCGGAAAGTGATTACGCGCGCCAAGTCACTAGTTTTCTGCATGACTTTAGTCGGCAGACGGGGCACACGATTGAAG harbors:
- the fmt gene encoding methionyl-tRNA formyltransferase → MPPIIFFGTEAYSLITLKALYEAGFPIRAVITKPDMRSGRGHKLTEPPVKTFARQHGILVWQPNKLRDLIPDITALQPVAGVLVAYGKIIPQSIIDLFTPGIINLHPSLLPTWRGPSPIEAAIAHQDSETGISIMQLDAQMDAGPIYTQHRHPLTGTETKPQLYDELFAAGSDLLVRTLPSILTGTLQPTPQNDADATYCQLLSKDMSLIDPATMTAAAADAHVRAYLGFPRSRLRIHDRELIITKTRASDAPASPLSVKCCDGRYVTILELIAPSGKQMTAEAFLRGHQG
- the def gene encoding peptide deformylase — translated: MTKDDIIALPNPHLRQKSAKIHVITDEVRQLSANMIAAALDWEDSRPHEISAALAAIQVDHLERIIIVRSDFDDKATREFTTLINPEIVKYEGEIVADFEGCLSVKHVYGKVPRHSKIRVKALDLDGNEIRLKAEGFLARVIQHEIDHTNGVVFIDHIRDQHDAFYTLDDSGELQPLDYEADIKDNAQLWG
- the priA gene encoding primosomal protein N', which codes for MYYYLVSPIKIIRADAHSFTYAHPERLPVGALVVIEVGSAQCVGIIMSAVVKPEFTVKEIVQILDDAPVPLPLIQTALWMSSYYHTHLATVWQTILPRGLTKKRRHIPARAASPQASQPPTTALTPDQRAAITAIDDMLPGSALLHGVTGSGKTRVYIELARRLMDEGLSSIILVPEIALTSQLVTEFARYFDNIVLTHSRQTEAERHVTWQHVINSRDPLIVIGPRSALFMPVQQLGLIVIDECHEPSFKQEQSPRYSALRTAAILARQHEAKLVLGSATPTISDYFLAKTAGRPIITMPTPARSDAVKPRVSLIDMTKRTNFTQHFFLSDQLLTAITGSLNDGNQALVFHNRRGTAAITLCEQCGWNAGCPRCFVPLTLHADQHQLLCHICGFRASVPTSCPECHHADIIHKGLGTKRIEAELRKLFPTSTIARFDADTTADDAADKRYDELKNGSIDIIIGTQVIAKGLDLPHLRTVGVVQADAGLTLPDFSSSERTFQLLAQVVGRVGRSHHATDVIIQTFQPDHPAIRDGLAQNYTDFYARTIARRRATDFPPFTYLLKLTCVYKTEAAAIRNAKKLAQTLQAAAPTDVRILGPTPAFYERVRDTYRWQLILKSPRRSDLVSLLDLVPPAHWQAELDPTSLL
- a CDS encoding ArsR family transcriptional regulator; translated protein: MLDIFITSRVRRKIVVVYAKYPDFHTHVRGLAKLIKEDPGNIQRELKRLEKVGFLRSEKQGNSRAYFTNKQFPIFKELQSMVIKSQQHAARPKRGSVDRD
- the recJ gene encoding single-stranded-DNA-specific exonuclease RecJ — protein: MTLFERILTARGLATRSAREAFLQPDYAAVKHDPFLLPDMHKAVARLKQAQKQGEKIVIYGDYDIDGLSATALLLDAFGKFGFEGVDAFIPNRFVEGYGMTMGAVDKVCDMGADLIVTVDTGSLCHAEIAYAASLGIDTVVTDHHNVAETPPPSVAAVNPKFPGHTYPFRDLCGAGVAFKLVQALQTELDGLPDGYEKWLLDLVALGTVCDIVTLADENRANVYWGLEVLKKQQRPGLKALMAVAGIEPEQVNARHLGFGLGPRMNAAGRLETAQHALDMLVAHDGLAALEASEKLEELNAKRRGIQDAIFEEACVQAEELANDRVLVVSSDGWNHGVIGIVASKLVEKYNKPVFIIGERGEEATGSARSFGDFSAADAVRAADDIIIKGGGHGAAAGVTLATEKIGDFRRRVNDFYDSLQLTNQERYLLPRADVEIADFSEIDEELVENLARMEPFGNGNPEPVVKITTASVLSARRMGADGQHVKLTLRDQNGKALQMLAFNAPEAFFCEPGDEVVAWFQPTINEWQGVRTVEGRLVHMALLD
- a CDS encoding 30S ribosomal protein S21, whose protein sequence is MVQVTRKDQKEANENVIRRFNRKVLQSGVLARAKSVMRFAKPISKVERRKKAIIRRERRAEKTARMRMGATR